One Melanotaenia boesemani isolate fMelBoe1 chromosome 8, fMelBoe1.pri, whole genome shotgun sequence DNA segment encodes these proteins:
- the LOC121643819 gene encoding protocadherin-8-like, which translates to MGEVGWNGLLVLVCVSLAGLAAVTQGKTLKYQTFEEDAPGTVIGNLAKDISSTPSSSGSSRNNFRMMKQFNSSFVRLRESDGQLTIGERIDRERICKHTLHCLIAFDVVSFSKEQFKLIHVEVEVKDINDNSPEFPRKESSLEISENTAVGTRIPLDFAVDDDVGVNYIQSYQISVNSHFSIDVLSRADGVKYAELVLMKELDRETQASYALELIAMDGGNPSRSGTTRINIKVKDYNDNSPVFDRNSFSVDLPEDAPVGSLLLDLNAEDPDEGLNGEVVYGFGNQVPPEIRQLFRVDRKSGRLTLESPVDFESKNTYEFDVQATDLGPNPSPATCKIVVQVQDVNDNAPEISITPMTSITAGIAYITEAAARESFVALVSTSDRDSGANGQVHCTLYGHDHFRLQQAYEDSFMIVSTSPLDREKIPEYNLTVVAEDLGSPPFRTIIQYTIRLTDENDNAPVFSKPVYEVAVVENNAPGAYITTVVARDMDMGSNGKVSYKLADTYLMGSPISTFVSLDPASGSLYALRSFNYEVMKQLELRITASDGGSPPLSGSANVYVRIVDQNDNAPVITQPALNNGSAEVLLPRDSPTGYVITRVEARDADEGVNSELSFGLATGEPSVFSVNKATGEIYLNQVLSHDVDETLSLTVTVSDNGRPALTSTATLHFLIIAGSPPSDRTVYQPGGGDEVHAQWDLSVVIIVVLAGSCTLLLLAIILIATTCNRRKRDKSGEDSDSYGEKGTLERGRSHVVDNPLMPLHGAGEGEGFDGHSYTSQPGGFTPAHPGGGDTCSASEDGSEVPCVYDSDNNSKLRGNKHEGYSTLPGYGNGKEAVRPITIWKGNSYTTISARDPVFSGKDSGKGDSDFNDSDSDVSGDTGLKKDGAVVPPMGGQNALWACTSECKVLGHSDRCWSPSAGRANAAPSPAPTLSSFSSLPKTASLPRDPNRRDNYYQAHIPKTVGLQSVYEKVLHREYDYVLVTPPRPVRVQEISDISIPVYTPTPTHCPNNDV; encoded by the exons ATGGGAGAAGTAGGGTGGAACGGGCTATTAGTGCTAGTGTGCGTTTCTTTGGCGGGCTTGGCTGCTGTCACACAAGGAAAGACATTGAAATATCAGACATTTGAGGAGGACGCACCAGGGACAGTGATTGGAAACTTAGCCAAGGACATTTCATCCACTCCCTCGTCCTCTGGAAGCTCCAGGAACAATTTCAGGATGATGAAACAGTTCAACTCGTCTTTCGTCCGACTGAGGGAGAGCGACGGGCAGCTGACCATTGGAGAGAGGATAGACAGGGAGCGGATCTGCAAACACACCCTGCACTGCCTCATCGCTTTCGACGTGGTCAGCTTCTCTAAAGAGCAGTTCAAACTCATCCACGTAGAGGTGGAGGTCAAGGACATCAACGACAACTCCCCCGAGTTTCCCCGAAAAGAGTCGAGTCTGGAGATCTCCGAGAATACAGCGGTGGGCACGCGGATCCCGCTGGACTTCGCAGTGGATGACGATGTTGGGGTAAACTACATCCAAAGCTACCAGATCTCCGTCAACAGTCACTTTTCAATCGACGTCCTCAGCAGGGCCGACGGGGTTAAATATGCGGAGTTGGTGCTCATGAAGGAGCTGGACCGGGAGACGCAAGCCTCTTACGCGCTGGAGCTGATTGCCATGGACGGTGGCAACCCGTCCCGCAGCGGAACCACGCGCATAAACATCAAGGTGAAAGACTACAACGACAACAGCCCGGTGTTTGACAGAAACAGCTTCTCTGTGGACCTGCCCGAAGACGCACCGGTGGGTTCCCTCTTGCTGGACCTGAACGCTGAAGACCCGGACGAAGGACTAAATGGTGAGGTGGTGTACGGATTCGGTAACCAGGTGCCTCCTGAAATACGACAACTCTTCAGAGTGGACAGAAAAAGCGGAAGACTCACTCTGGAGAGTCCGGTTGACTTTGAAAGTAAGAACACATACGAGTTTGACGTTCAGGCAACCGACTTGGGTCCGAACCCGAGTCCAGCCACGTGCAAAATTGTAGTCCAGGTGCAGGACGTTAACGACAACGCACCGGAGATCTCAATCACCCCCATGACGTCCATAACCGCGGGAATAGCATACATCACTGAGGCGGCGGCCAGGGAGAGCTTTGTGGCTCTGGTCAGCACCTCGGACAGAGACTCTGGCGCTAACGGACAGGTGCACTGCACCCTGTATGGACACGACCACTTCAGGCTGCAGCAGGCGTACGAGGACAGCTTCATGATTGTGAGTACCAGTCCACTAGACCGGGAGAAAATTCCTGAATATAACCTGACAGTCGTGGCGGAGGATCTGGGCTCCCCTCCCTTCAGAACCATCATTCAGTACACCATCAGGCTGACAGATGAGAATGATAACGCCCCGGTGTTCAGCAAGCCTGTGTACGAGGTGGCCGTGGTAGAAAACAACGCACCTGGTGCATACATCACCACAGTAGTTGCGCGAGACATGGACATGGGGTCAAATGGGAAGGTCAGCTACAAACTGGCGGACACTTATCTCATGGGCTCCCCTATTTCCACTTTTGTGTCGCTGGATCCCGCCAGCGGCTCGCTTTACGCACTCCGGAGCTTTAACTATGAGGTGATGAAACAGCTGGAGCTTCGGATCACGGCGAGTGACGGCGGATCTCCGCCACTTTCTGGCAGCGCTAACGTCTACGTGAGGATCGTGGACCAGAATGATAACGCACCTGTCATCACGCAACCTGCTTTGAACAACGGCTCCGCCGAAGTCCTCCTGCCCCGAGACTCGCCGACCGGCTACGTCATCACCCGGGTGGAGGCACGGGATGCGGATGAGGGCGTGAACTCGGAGCTGTCCTTCGGGTTGGCCACCGGAGAGCCCTCTGTGTTCTCCGTGAACAAAGCCACCGGGGAGATCTACCTCAACCAGGTGCTGAGCCATGACGTGGACGAAACTCTGAGTTTGACCGTGACGGTGAGTGACAACGGGAGGCCCGCGCTCACCTCCACCGCCACGCTTCACTTCCTCATCATTGCTGGCTCCCCGCCGAGCGACAGGACAGTGTACCAGCCGGGCGGCGGGGACGAGGTGCACGCGCAGTGGGACCTGTCGGTGGTGATTATCGTTGTCCTCGCGGGAAGCTGCACTCTCCTGCTGCTCGCCATCATCCTCATTGCCACCACCTGCAACCGGCGCAAGCGGGACAAAAGCGGAGAAGACAGCGACTCGTACGGGGAGAAGGGCACGCTGGAGCGTGGTAGGAGTCACGTGGTGGACAACCCACTGATGCCTTTACACGGGGCAGGGGAAGGAGAGGGCTTTGATGGACACTCGTACACTAGCCAACCCGGTGGTTTCACCCCAGCTCACCCCGGGGGCGGCGACACGTGCTCGGCCTCAGAGGACGGCAGCGAGGTGCCCTGTGTGTATGACTCAGACAATAACAGCAAGCTCCGAGGGAACAAACACGAG GGCTACTCCACTCTACCTGGGTATGGGAATGGCAAGGAGGCCGTGAGGCCCATCACCATCTGGAAGGGAAATTCTTACACCACCATCTCGGCCAGAGACCCAGTCTTCAGTGGCAAAGATAGTGGGAAGGGGGACAGTGACTTCAATGACAGTGATAGTGATGTCAGTGGAGACACTGGTCTAAAGAAAGATGGAGCAGTAGTCCCTCCCATGGGTGGTCAAAATG CTCTGTGGGCTTGCACCAGTGAGTGTAAAGTCCTGGGTCACTCTGATCGATGCTGGAGCCCCTCAGCAGGAAGAGCCAATGCAGCCCCCTCCCCAGCTCCAACCCTCTCATCCTTCAGCAGCCTTCCTAAAACAGCCTCGCTGCCCCGGGACCCTAACCGCAGGGACAACTACTACCAAGCTCACATCCCCAAAACTGTGGGGCTGCAGAGCGTGTACGAGAAGGTGCTGCACAGAGAGTACGACTATGTCCTGGTCACCCCACCCCGACCTGTGAGGGTCCAGGAGATCAGTGATATATCCATCCCTGTTTACACCCCCACCCCAACACATTGTCCCAACAATGATGTCTAG